Below is a genomic region from Methanococcus vannielii SB.
CTTTAAGGGAAGTTTTAAAATATGCAAATATTGAAATAAATAAAACTTATGGTTTTTAAGGTTTTAATGCAGGATTATGTACTAACTTTAGCACTTAATTATTATTTAGGTACTTAATTTTAATTACCAGACTTTTAAATCAATTCCCTCAATTAAGACCCTATTTCCTTCTACCTCTACAACTACTCCACTATGCACTTTTTGCATCATACAGTGCGTCGGAATAAATTTAACGGTTTTTCCAACTTCAGGAGGTTTTCCTCTATAAATACCTTCAAATGCAGCTATAAGTGCAATTCCTACTTCTTTATACTCTTTTTTTGAATCCGAAAATCGATTACATGGCCCTTCAAGATGTACTACGTACATTCCATGGCTTTCACCTATAATCTCTGCAAAATGCGGTATGGGGCATGCAAGAGGCCGATATTTTATGTGGTCACCCATTTTTATAGGTGTTTTTGAAAGTATTATTAAAGTTTCCCTACATGAATGCTCTTTTGGAAGCGGATCTAATAAAAAATCTGCCTCATATCCATCAAGAAGTCCTTTTAATTTACCGCTACTGCATAATGGTACTTTAGGAGTCTCTTTTAAACTACCTTTTATATCGTTAATTTTTTGTAAATTGCCCTTAAATTCTTCTTTAAGTAGAAATGGACAGTCATTTACGGATTTTCCTTTAAGAATATCTTCTGCAAAAGTATCGCATCTTTTGTATCCGCAAGCCCCACAATTAAACCCTGGAAGCAGTTTTAAAATTTTTTTAACATTTTCCATACTATTCACCAATATATTTGGTAAAACCATCTATTCTTCTTAAAACGCCTCTATGGTGTTTTTTAGCAACTTTTGTTTCGCCTACGCACAATGTACAGACACAAAGTGGGGCACTATGCCTTAATTCTTCGTTTTCTAAATCGGATAGTTCTTTTGCAACAATGATTTCTTCTGAAACTTCTCCACATCCTTGGCCACTAAGTCCGTTAACATCATGTATTGTACATTTTGGATTCATTTCAAGAACTCTTTCCCTAAAAACTTCCCTTTCAGCTTGAGATATTATATCTCCCTTAGTGATTGCAACAATATCCGCACTTGTTAAAAATGGACCTACTTTTCTTGGAGTATTTGGGCCAGATGTAGCGTCAATTACGCAAATTCCAAGGCTATTTTTTGTATATGGGGCACACCTATGGCAAAGTCCGGCGGTTTCAATAATTAATGTGTCAACATTTTGATTTTTTGCCCAATCTGCCATTTCTTCAATATTATATATTGCAAAATGGTCAGGACACATGTCTTTACTTAACCCGATTAAGGTTGGAATTCCTAATTTACCGTATCTTTTGTCATCGTCAGTATATAAGCAATCAACTTTAACTACAGCAGGTTTTTTACCTTTATTTATAAGCTGTTTTATAGTATGGATCATTACTGAAGTTTTTCCAGCTCCAGGGGTTCCCGCAACAATTACCATCTTCATTATTTCACATCCGTAAATATTATTCAAGTACTTTCTGAGCTTTAATATCATTTAAACTAAGTTTTTGGCCGTGCCTTACTTTTTCCCTCATTGAAAGCATCCAACTGTCGATATTACTTAATTTTTTTGAAACTTCCTTTTCTTCATCCGTAGTTTCAATAATTTCCATCATTCCACCGTTTTTCATAACTACTCGTCTTGTAGTCATCAAAGCAAGAACTGGGTCATGGGTAATTACCATCACGATTTTACCATATCCTGAAAGAAGTTCAAGTGCTTCATGCTTTTTAATTCCTGCATTTTCAATTTCATCAATTAATACAATCGGTGAATCACTAATTACTGCTACATCTGCAACCATAAGACTTCTAGACTGCCCCCCGCTTAGAATTGTTAAGTTGTAGTCTTTTTTAATCGGTTCACCGGTAAGATTGTTTGCTAAATCAATTACTTTTTCAACAATGCCTTCAGAAGTAATACCTCTACTTTTTGCATGCATTATAAGGAATTCTTCAACAGTCATGTCTGCTAAAAAGTTCATGTTTTGTGAAAGTTGTGCAATTCTTCTTTTTCTAGGATTTCTCCTCATTTCAGTTTCAGGAATTTCGCCATTTATCAATATTTTTCTTTTTGAAGGAGTATCGCCTTGTGAAAGCTGTTCGATATCACTTATTAAATTAGATTTTCCACTTCCAGTTGGCCCGACTACCCCAAAAATCTCTCCTCGCTTAACAATAAGTTCTTTAACGTTTTCTGATTCTCCACACTTATTAACTCCGCCAATTATTTTTATTTCTTTGATATCCATAATACCACGCTCTTTAAATTAACTTTTTAAAAAAGTATCTCCTCTTAATCCTTTTCTAAGCGTTTCAAGAGAAATAACCTCCTCAAAAGATATATTTCCTAAATTTACTCCATTTCCAAATCGAAGTATAAAATCAACTTGCTGATTTTTATTTGGTGCTTCAAAGATTATTTTATTAACTGGAACGTTTTCAGCCAGTATTTCAAGTTCTTCCTTTTTTAAATTTCCTTTATCGTCAAATAAGCCTATAGATTTACCACTTTCTCTACCTTCAATAATTACGAAATCGGCACCAGATTCAATATCCTTTTTTACGAGTTCAATTCTTTCTAATATTTCAAATTCACTGTCTTTTTCAATACTTTTTTTTCCAACTTCCGAAAGCACGATAAAACCGTATTCTTTTGCCATTTTTATTGCATAATCTTTATCTTTTGGATTTAAATCCATTGATCCATCGGAAATTTCGATACATTCAAAACCTAAATTTTTACATTCAAGCAAATACTCTTCAAAAAATCCTTTTGAAAAGCAGTATTCAAAGAGAGTTCCACCTGGATACGTTTTAATCCCGTATTTTTTGTAACTTTTAATTTTTTCAGATACTATTTCTCGTTCCTGAACGGCACTTGTTCCCCAACCAAATTTAATAAATGTAATGTATTTTCCACAAACCCTTAAATAATTGTCAATAAACTCTGGAGATTGCCCTTTATCGATTACCATCGTTTGTTCAGTGCCTGTTTTTAACTTTAAAAAAGAAAATGCATTCATGGTTCACAACCTTTTTCTTATAAGGAAATACTTTTAAAATATATGTACTATAATCTAATTTTAAAATACTATGAGAATAATATATTATATAATTTTTTATTTATTTTTGAAATTTAATTTCCAATAATGAAAAAAACGTAAAAACGTAAAAACTGTAAATCGCAATTAATAAAATATAATAGTTCATAATATAAATGGTTCAAAAGTTCAGTTTAAGTTTTGGAGTTGGTTTTTCTATGAAAATTACACGAATGCACGGTGCAGGCGGAACGGTAATGCAAAAGTTAATTAAGGAAACAATACTGGGTAATTTAGAAAATACCTCAGTCAATGGTGGTATAGGTCTTGAATCACTTGATGATGCGTCAACAATTCCATTAGGTGATAAAGAGATAGTTTTTACGGTTGACGGACATACTGTAAAACCCATATTTTTCCCAGGCGGAGATATTGGCAGGATTTCAGTTTGTGGAACGGTAAATGACCTTTCAGTAATGGGTGCAACGCCTATTGCCCTTTCTCTTTCAATAATCCTACCAGAAGGCTTTGATATTGAAAACCTTGATAAAATAATGAAATCAATAAATGAAGCCTGTAAGGAAGCAGAAGTTTCTGTAATTACGGGAGATACAAAAGTTTCAAACGTGGATGACATAATTATTTCTTCTGCAGGAATAGGGATTGTAGGACTTGGAAATGCAGTAAGGGATTCGGGAATGAAAGAAGGAGACGTTATAATCGTTTCTGGAAATATTGGAGAACATGGATTGACAATCTTACTTACAAGAGAAGGATTTGAATTTGAATCAGAATTAAAATCAGACGTAGCCCCAATAAATGGCCTTGTAAAATCAGTTTTAGATGCTGGCTTTAAAATTAATGCAATGAAAGACCCAACAAGAGGAGGACTTGCTGATTCATTAAATGAAATGGCAGAAAAAAGTGGTTTAGGAATACTAATTCACGAAGATAAGCTTCCAATAAGTAATGAAGTGCAATTTATCGGTGAAGCACTTGGGATTGATCCGTTAACTGTTGCAAATGAAGGTAAAGTTGTAATGGCAGTTAGGGCTGAAGATTCAGAAAAAATTTTGGAAATTTTAAAGATACACCCTCTTGGAAAAAATGCTAAGATTATTGGAACAGTCACATCTGAACACAAAGGCGTTTTAATGGAAACATTAGTTGGAAAAAGAATAGTAGATACTCCTTTGGGCGATCCAATTCCTAGAGTATGTTAATTTAGAATTTAAATATTAAATAATTTTTAGTTATTTATTATTATTATTATTATTATTATTATTATTATTATTATTATTATTATTATTATTATTATTATTATTTTAAAATAATATACTATTTTTTAAGGTCTTTTAGGACTATATTGATAAATTATTGTTATTTGTACAATTAATTATTTAAAAATGGTTTAATCCAAATTATTGCCACATTTAATAGTTTTTTTTGACAATAATCTATAATAAGGGCTTTTTATAAATTTAGAATTATGTAAGGCATGTAAATTTTGGATAAATTTTTCATGTTTATTCGGGGGTGGTTTTAATGAAAATTTTTGGGATAATCCTGCTACTTTTAGCTTTAACTTTAATTCCCGGAATTTATGCTAGTGAAAGTACAATATACGTAAATAATACTCACTACTGGTATTTTGAAGCAGAATCTTTTGAATCAAATAATTCTCTTCAGTCGGCAATAGATATTGCAGAAGAAGGTTCAGTAATTTTGGTTACCAAAAACTCAAAATTTTTTGAAGGATTAAAAATTGCAAAAAATAATATTACTATCGATTTAAATGGTTCTACAATTGAAGGAGAATATTCTGGGAAAGGAATAGCTATTTTAGGGGACGGTGTCAAACTAAAAAACGCTAAAATTCAAAAATTTGAATACGGAATCTTTCTTGAAAATACAAAAAACTGTAAAATTTTAAACAATGATGTATCTGAAAATATTTATGACGGAATTTACCTTTCAAATTCAAACTATAACGAAATTGCAAAAAATAATGCATATAAAAATGGCGTTATAGGTATAATTACGGCAGGAATATTTTTAGACGGGTCAGATTGGAATAATGTATCTGAAAATAGTGCAAACAATAACATTTACAATGGAATAGAGTTGATAAACTCGGAAAGCAATACTATTTCAAGGAATACTATATTTGAAAATGAAGATAATGGAATATTTGTCTGGAATTCAAAAAATAATTCCATATCTGAAAATAAAATTTTTAAAAATGAAGATAATGGAGTACTTATCAGGGAATCTAGTTACAATACCTTTTTAAATAATACTTTAACTGAAAATAGGGATTCAGGCTTTTATATATGGAAATCTTTTGAAAATAACCTTATTAGAAACGAAATTTCAGAAAATTCCATAAATGGGATACGACTTTGGAATTCAGAAAGTAACGAAGTATCTGAAAATAAAGTTTTGAGTAATGGAAAGTCAGGAGTTTCACTTGAAGTAATGTCATTTGAAAATATGTTATATAACAACATTTTTAATAACTCGATAAATGCCAATTTTAAAGATTCAGGTAAAAATTATTGGAATACGTCCATGGATAATGGAACAAATATTTTAAAAGGAGAATTTATCGGTGGAAATTTATGGTGCAGTCCAAAAGGAGATGGTTTTAGTCAAAAAGCAGAAAATCAGGACTCAAATGGGGACATGTTTAGTGAAAACCATTACAGAATTAACTCAGAAAACACTGACTTTTTACCAATTGCGCCAGATAATACCCCTCCAGAAGTGACGATACTAAGCCCTAGGGAAAATTCGATATTTAATGAAAATGAAACAATACTAATTAATGTTTCAGCAATAGATAATTCGGGCGTAAAATTAGTAATGGTTGAAATTAACGGAGATTATAAAGAGATAATGAAGATAAATGGGAGTAATTTTGTACACGAACTTTCAGGCTTAGGCTATGGAAGACATACATTGAAAGTATTTGCAACAGATAATGCTGGAAACATAAATTCTGGAGCATTAAGGACATTTTCAATTATCCCTCCTGATAATACCCCTCCAGAAGTTAAAATAATATCTCCAACAGCTAGGGGTTACGCTGAAGATACCGAAATATCGATTAAAGTTCGAGTAACAGATACTTCAGGAATAAAATCAGTATATGCGAAAGTAGGTAACTATAACGTAGAACTCATAGAAAGTTCTGGATACTACATAAATGTTATAACGGGTCTTGGAAGGGGTGTTCATTCGCTATGGGTATTTGCAACAGATAATGCTGGAAACATAAACTATAACGAAAAAGTTACATTTGAGGTAAATGATGGGGATACTACCCCTCCAAAGGTAGAAATAATAGAGCCAGATAATAAAAATATATTTAGGGAAACAAGCGTGACAATTAAGGTAAACGCAACAGATGAATCTGGAATAAAGTCCGTAAAGGCAGTTCTTGATGGAAAAATAAATTTTAACATGAATTATGATGGATCAGAGTATTATATAGTTACAATAAATGACCTTGCTTATGGGACACATTCTATAAGAATATATGCTGAAGACAATGAAAAAAATATAAACTCAAAAGAAACTTTAACATTTAAAATTGAAAATAAGGAAGAACTTAAAAATCCTATAAACAATACAGTAGATCCTATAAACAATACAGTAGATCCTATAAACAATACAGTAGATCCTATAAACAATACAGTAGATCCTATAAACAATACAGTAGATCCTATAAACAATACAGTAGATCCTATAAACAATACAGTAGATCCTATAAACAATACAGTAGATCCTATAAACAATACAGTAGATCCTATAAACAATACAGTAGATCCTATAAACAATACCGTAATTGAAGACAATAATAAAACAAACAGTACTTCTTTAGAAAATAACACAGAAGAAAATAACACAGAAGAAAATAACACAGAAGAAAATAACACAGAAGAAAATAACACAGAAGAAAATAACACAGAAGAAAATAACTTGGAAAAATCCGATACTGATTTAAAAAACGACAAAATTGAAGAAAATAAGGTTTAAATTTCATTAAATAGTATTAACCTTTTTTAATTTTAGTAATTACTAAATAAATCGGGGGACAAAATAAAGAGTTCCAACTGTACTACCAAGATTTGCAAGTGCTGCAACAAGTAAGACCCTCATTGCCTGATTTGACATCAGTTCTTTGAAACTTTCAGTATTTATCATCTTTGAAATATCCTCAAAGGCTACGTCTCTAAATTTCAACTCTACGAGCCCTGCAACGTAACCTGCACCTATAATTGGAATTAAAGAAGTTATTGGGGCTGCTAAAAACGCTGCAATAATTGTTTGCAATTTCCCCCTTGCTAAAACAACGCCTAATGAAGAAAGAACTCCATTTATTAAAATCCATTCGAAAGTAAGGCTCTTTAATGCTTCTAAATTATTCGATACACTGTAAAACCCATAAAGAATAATCATCAGTATTACAATAGAAACTAATTTTCCCATTATGTTACTGTTTTTTTTTACTTCCAGGAGTTCTTTAATGTCAATTTCATGGCCTGATTCAAGTTCTTTTAAATATTTTTTAATTCCGGCTAAGTGGCCTGCCCCAACAACTGCAAGAATTCTTTCTTTCCCCTTACTTGCTTCAAAAATATTTTTAGCCATGTATTTATCTCTTTCATCAACCAAAGTTAGGTATATCGATGGTGAAATGTCTTTTAAGATTAATATCATGTCTTCTGCATTTTCTACCATTTCATTAATTGCCTTTTCATCAAGTTCAACATTTTTTTCAGTTAATAATCCTAGTAAAAACCGAAATTTTTCTTTAAATGACATTTTACTAACAGTTCTTGAAAGGGTAATTCCAATCGGCCTGTCTATCAATGAGATGGGTTTTTGATACTGTATTGCAAGTTCGGTGGCTTTTTTCATTTCGCTTCCAGGCTTTATTCCAAACTGTTCCCCGATATTTTTTTGAAAATTTGCTAAAATTGAATGGATTAAAAATATTCCTACCTTACCTTGCTTAATTACTGCCTTTAAATCAACGTTTTCCTTTTTATTTTGAAGCATTGAGATGAATCTATCTTTATCTAGTTCAATAGCAACAAGCTCAGGATCCATTTCTATAATTGCGTTTTCAACGTAAGCAATACTGTCATCAGATACGTGGGCAGTTCCAACAAGTCTGATTTCGCATTCTGTAACGCCATTGTTAACACTTATATACATTTTACCACCATATAACTACTAGCTATATCAATTATGGATTATATATATTTGTTGATAATTAGTGGTGATTGCAATGATTTTTGTAAAAAATGTAATGAAAACCCCAATAACACTAAATAAGGATGACAGTATTGAAAAAGTAATCAAACTATTTCGGGAAAAATCAATAAGCGGAGCCCCAATTGTTGAAGGAGAACGTATAGTTGGAATAATATCTGAAAGCGATATAATTAAATCTATAACTTCACACGATGAAAGAGTTAGTTTAGTCTTACCATCGCCATTTGATTTAATTGAATTACCTTTAAAAACAGCCCTAAAGGTTGAACAATTTATGGAAGACATTGATAATGCTCTTAAAATAGAAGTATGGGAAGCAATGACCGAAAAGGTAATTACAATTTCTCCAGAAACAACAATAAATAAAGCAGCTGAAACAATGGTTAAAAATAAAATTAAGAGACTTCCTGTCGTTGAAAATGGAAAATTGGTTGGAATTATTACAAGGGGCGACTTGATAGAGGCAATGGTTTAAAGGTGAATTTTAATGAAACTGACTTCTCCTTCAAGAATTCACATGGGGTTAATTGACTTAAATGGAAATTTAGGTAGGGTAGATGGCGGATTAGGGGTAGCAATTGATTATCCTAATTTTAAAATCGAAGGATTGGAAAGTGACGAAATAGAAATCGATTTTAAAGTAAAAATTGAAGAAAAAGATAAAATAGACATTGAAAGAAGGATTTTAGATTCTGCAAGAAAAGTTTTATCTAAAATTGGGGAGAATGGAATTAAATTGACGGTAAATGGCGTAATTCCTGCACATTCGGGCCTTGGGAGTGGAACACAGATTTCCCTTTCGACTGGAAAAATCACGTCCTTAGTATACGGTCACGAAATAAATGCGGAAAATTTAGCAAAAATTACTGGACGAGGAGGTACCTCTGGAATTGGCGTAGCTTCTTTTGAAAAGGGAGGTTACATTATTGATTCGGGGCACTCCTTTGGAATTGGAAAAGACAAATTTGACTTTCAACCGTCATCTGTTTCTGAAAATGTAAGGCCTGCACCTGTAATTTTTAGACACGACTTTAATTGGGATATTGTTTTAACAATGCCAAAAGGTGAACAGATATATGGTGAAAGAGAAGTAGACATGTTTAAAAAGTATTGCCCCATTTTAGAATCTGAAACTGAAAAAATTTGCAGGATAATTTTAATGAAGATGATTCCATCCGTAATTGAAAATGACTTAGACTCATTTGGTTTTTGTATAAACGAATTACAAAAATTAGGATTTAAAAAGGCAGAAGTTAAATTACAAAGCCCTGCAATAAAAAACATGCTTGAAAAACTTCAGAAGATTTCTTACAGCGGCATTTCAAGTTTTGGCCCAACAATATATTCTTTGGGCGACAAAAAAACTATAATTGAAGCTTCAAATGAGTATTTCGATATTCATGGAATTGACGGCGAAATAATTTCAACAAGGGCAAATAATACAGGATTTGAATTAACAAGGTAAATAGTGAAAATATGGGCATTAAAGACATTGATATCAAAGAAAACTTTGGAAAAATAGTTCAAAATATGGATTTAAAATTTAGAAAAATTGATGACAAAGAACTTTTAATTGCAATTGCCATCGATAAATATAAAAATGTACTCATGACGGCATTCATGGATAAAGAATCGCTTAAGATGACGCTAAAAACTGGTTTAATGCATTATTTTTCAACCAGCCGGAATAAAATATGGATGAAAGGAGAGGAAAGTAAGAACGTTCAAAAGGTACTTGAAGTATTTAAAGACTGTGATGGTGATGCCCTCCTTTTTATCGTGGAACAAACTGGATGGGCATGTCATGAAGGATATATGTCATGTTTTCATAATAAAGTAGATTTAAATACCGGCAACTCAACAGTTATTGGAGATAAACTAGATTAATATTTATTTTTATATTATTTTAACAAAATTTACATTTTATTTTTTTGGTGATTGATATGCCGATTTTGGAAGCTATAAAAAAAGATGATAACGCCGTTGAAGGTATTGAACGGTTTGAAGACTGTAAAATTACAGTAGACACGTGTGTAATAATTGATGGACGGATTACTGAATTTATAGAAAAAGGTTTAATTGAAAATTGCAAGATAATTGTTCCAGAAGCAGTTATATCTGAGCTTGAAGCACAGGCAAATAAGGGCCGGGAAATTGGATACTTCGGAATTGAAGAATTGAAGAATCTAATAGATATTTCAAAAGAAAAAGGAATTGAAATAGAATATTATGGTGAAAGGCCTTCTATTGATGAAGTTTCACTTGCAAGGGGCGGAGAAATTGATGCAATAATTAGGAAAGTTGCAAGGGAAACAAAATCTATACTTTTTACAAGCGATAAAATTCAGTACAATTTGGCAGTAGCACAGGGAATACTAGCTAAATTTTTAAAAGTAGTCGAAAAAAGAGTAGATTTATTTATTAAAAAGTATTTTGATGAAATTACAAGTTCGGTTCATTTAAAAGAAGACTGTATCCCGTATGTAAAACGTGGAAAACCGGGAAATGTAAGGTTAATTCCATATATCCCAGAAACACTTACAAAAAATGATTTGAAAGTTCTTATTGATAATATTTTAAAATATACCGAACAAAATAATGGACTTATCGAGATAGAACGGTTTGGAGCAACTGTAATCCAGCTTGGAAACCTAAGAATATCTATTACAAGGCCTCCATTTTCAGAAGCTCTAGAAATTACGGCAGTTAGGCCAAT
It encodes:
- a CDS encoding CBS domain-containing protein, with product MIFVKNVMKTPITLNKDDSIEKVIKLFREKSISGAPIVEGERIVGIISESDIIKSITSHDERVSLVLPSPFDLIELPLKTALKVEQFMEDIDNALKIEVWEAMTEKVITISPETTINKAAETMVKNKIKRLPVVENGKLVGIITRGDLIEAMV
- a CDS encoding TraB/GumN family protein translates to MYISVNNGVTECEIRLVGTAHVSDDSIAYVENAIIEMDPELVAIELDKDRFISMLQNKKENVDLKAVIKQGKVGIFLIHSILANFQKNIGEQFGIKPGSEMKKATELAIQYQKPISLIDRPIGITLSRTVSKMSFKEKFRFLLGLLTEKNVELDEKAINEMVENAEDMILILKDISPSIYLTLVDERDKYMAKNIFEASKGKERILAVVGAGHLAGIKKYLKELESGHEIDIKELLEVKKNSNIMGKLVSIVILMIILYGFYSVSNNLEALKSLTFEWILINGVLSSLGVVLARGKLQTIIAAFLAAPITSLIPIIGAGYVAGLVELKFRDVAFEDISKMINTESFKELMSNQAMRVLLVAALANLGSTVGTLYFVPRFI
- a CDS encoding (Fe-S)-binding protein, whose translation is MENVKKILKLLPGFNCGACGYKRCDTFAEDILKGKSVNDCPFLLKEEFKGNLQKINDIKGSLKETPKVPLCSSGKLKGLLDGYEADFLLDPLPKEHSCRETLIILSKTPIKMGDHIKYRPLACPIPHFAEIIGESHGMYVVHLEGPCNRFSDSKKEYKEVGIALIAAFEGIYRGKPPEVGKTVKFIPTHCMMQKVHSGVVVEVEGNRVLIEGIDLKVW
- a CDS encoding ATP-binding cassette domain-containing protein; this translates as MDIKEIKIIGGVNKCGESENVKELIVKRGEIFGVVGPTGSGKSNLISDIEQLSQGDTPSKRKILINGEIPETEMRRNPRKRRIAQLSQNMNFLADMTVEEFLIMHAKSRGITSEGIVEKVIDLANNLTGEPIKKDYNLTILSGGQSRSLMVADVAVISDSPIVLIDEIENAGIKKHEALELLSGYGKIVMVITHDPVLALMTTRRVVMKNGGMMEIIETTDEEKEVSKKLSNIDSWMLSMREKVRHGQKLSLNDIKAQKVLE
- a CDS encoding NosD domain-containing protein encodes the protein MKIFGIILLLLALTLIPGIYASESTIYVNNTHYWYFEAESFESNNSLQSAIDIAEEGSVILVTKNSKFFEGLKIAKNNITIDLNGSTIEGEYSGKGIAILGDGVKLKNAKIQKFEYGIFLENTKNCKILNNDVSENIYDGIYLSNSNYNEIAKNNAYKNGVIGIITAGIFLDGSDWNNVSENSANNNIYNGIELINSESNTISRNTIFENEDNGIFVWNSKNNSISENKIFKNEDNGVLIRESSYNTFLNNTLTENRDSGFYIWKSFENNLIRNEISENSINGIRLWNSESNEVSENKVLSNGKSGVSLEVMSFENMLYNNIFNNSINANFKDSGKNYWNTSMDNGTNILKGEFIGGNLWCSPKGDGFSQKAENQDSNGDMFSENHYRINSENTDFLPIAPDNTPPEVTILSPRENSIFNENETILINVSAIDNSGVKLVMVEINGDYKEIMKINGSNFVHELSGLGYGRHTLKVFATDNAGNINSGALRTFSIIPPDNTPPEVKIISPTARGYAEDTEISIKVRVTDTSGIKSVYAKVGNYNVELIESSGYYINVITGLGRGVHSLWVFATDNAGNINYNEKVTFEVNDGDTTPPKVEIIEPDNKNIFRETSVTIKVNATDESGIKSVKAVLDGKINFNMNYDGSEYYIVTINDLAYGTHSIRIYAEDNEKNINSKETLTFKIENKEELKNPINNTVDPINNTVDPINNTVDPINNTVDPINNTVDPINNTVDPINNTVDPINNTVDPINNTVDPINNTVDPINNTVIEDNNKTNSTSLENNTEENNTEENNTEENNTEENNTEENNTEENNLEKSDTDLKNDKIEENKV
- the comA gene encoding phosphosulfolactate synthase, with protein sequence MNAFSFLKLKTGTEQTMVIDKGQSPEFIDNYLRVCGKYITFIKFGWGTSAVQEREIVSEKIKSYKKYGIKTYPGGTLFEYCFSKGFFEEYLLECKNLGFECIEISDGSMDLNPKDKDYAIKMAKEYGFIVLSEVGKKSIEKDSEFEILERIELVKKDIESGADFVIIEGRESGKSIGLFDDKGNLKKEELEILAENVPVNKIIFEAPNKNQQVDFILRFGNGVNLGNISFEEVISLETLRKGLRGDTFLKS
- the hisI gene encoding phosphoribosyl-AMP cyclohydrolase, translated to MGIKDIDIKENFGKIVQNMDLKFRKIDDKELLIAIAIDKYKNVLMTAFMDKESLKMTLKTGLMHYFSTSRNKIWMKGEESKNVQKVLEVFKDCDGDALLFIVEQTGWACHEGYMSCFHNKVDLNTGNSTVIGDKLD
- a CDS encoding beta-ribofuranosylaminobenzene 5'-phosphate synthase: MKLTSPSRIHMGLIDLNGNLGRVDGGLGVAIDYPNFKIEGLESDEIEIDFKVKIEEKDKIDIERRILDSARKVLSKIGENGIKLTVNGVIPAHSGLGSGTQISLSTGKITSLVYGHEINAENLAKITGRGGTSGIGVASFEKGGYIIDSGHSFGIGKDKFDFQPSSVSENVRPAPVIFRHDFNWDIVLTMPKGEQIYGEREVDMFKKYCPILESETEKICRIILMKMIPSVIENDLDSFGFCINELQKLGFKKAEVKLQSPAIKNMLEKLQKISYSGISSFGPTIYSLGDKKTIIEASNEYFDIHGIDGEIISTRANNTGFELTR
- a CDS encoding GTP-binding protein, which codes for MKMVIVAGTPGAGKTSVMIHTIKQLINKGKKPAVVKVDCLYTDDDKRYGKLGIPTLIGLSKDMCPDHFAIYNIEEMADWAKNQNVDTLIIETAGLCHRCAPYTKNSLGICVIDATSGPNTPRKVGPFLTSADIVAITKGDIISQAEREVFRERVLEMNPKCTIHDVNGLSGQGCGEVSEEIIVAKELSDLENEELRHSAPLCVCTLCVGETKVAKKHHRGVLRRIDGFTKYIGE
- the hypE gene encoding hydrogenase expression/formation protein HypE; amino-acid sequence: MKITRMHGAGGTVMQKLIKETILGNLENTSVNGGIGLESLDDASTIPLGDKEIVFTVDGHTVKPIFFPGGDIGRISVCGTVNDLSVMGATPIALSLSIILPEGFDIENLDKIMKSINEACKEAEVSVITGDTKVSNVDDIIISSAGIGIVGLGNAVRDSGMKEGDVIIVSGNIGEHGLTILLTREGFEFESELKSDVAPINGLVKSVLDAGFKINAMKDPTRGGLADSLNEMAEKSGLGILIHEDKLPISNEVQFIGEALGIDPLTVANEGKVVMAVRAEDSEKILEILKIHPLGKNAKIIGTVTSEHKGVLMETLVGKRIVDTPLGDPIPRVC